A genomic window from Glycine soja cultivar W05 chromosome 10, ASM419377v2, whole genome shotgun sequence includes:
- the LOC114372651 gene encoding transcription factor PIF3-like — protein sequence MPLYELYRLAREKLGKETTSTRAPDQCSSPENDFFELVWENGQISSQGQSSRVRRSPSCKSLPSHCLPSHSPKARDKDVGYGSYTRLGKFGDLDSGLNEIPMSVPSSEVDFCQDEDVLPWLDYPSIDGSLQQEYGSDFLPASNSFTLLDKKSNGNMAFRDSQKTSEEQGNVFKGSSAGQVETARPKASSTSQLFPPSLHQCQTSFVSSRSRASDITENNNTSNANQDASYGKITHILSSSSDFSNAKVQKCDPPMNSNGSSSTIMNFSHFARPAAMVRANLHSVGLKSGLSSSRSDSMEMKNKGAAATSSNPPESILVDSSVECLKEPIIQCQQVVEQSKADVNSLLPKSVEQNAVPSKQSEPAGKESAAKIDLIPNQVPGDNGTKGQTAAEKSKEPAVASSSVCSGNGTDQGSEEPNQNLKRKRKDTDDSECHSEDVEEESAGAKKTAGGRGGAGSKRSRAAEVHNLSERKRRDRINEKMRALQELIPNCNKVDKASMLDEAIEYLKTLQLQVQIMSMGAGLYMPPMMLPAGMQHMPAPHMAPFSPMGVGMHMGYGMGYGMGMPDMNGGSSRFPMIQVPQMQGTHIPVAHMSGSTAFHGMARANPPGFGLPGQGHPMPMPRAPMFPFSGGQMPNVDPQVKQSTGGRDSTSQMPTQCEAAAVGFEQSTLAHNNGHATKANDNGSVNPGTGR from the exons ATGCCTTTATATGAGTTATACCGGCTGGCCAGAGAGAAGCTTGGTAAAGAAACTACCAGCACACGTGCTCCTGATCAATGTTCCTC GCCAGAGAATGATTTTTTTGAGCTGGTTTGGGAGAACGGTCAGATTTCGAGCCAGGGTCAGTCCAGTAGAGTTAGAAGGAGCCCCTCTTGCAAGAGTTTGCCATCTCACTGCTTACCATCTCACAGTCCAAAGGCTAGGGATAAAGATGTAGGATATGGTAGCTACACAAGGTTGGGGAAATTTGGGGATTTAGACTCTGGATTAAATGAAATTCCAATGTCGGTGCCATCCAGTGAAGTGGATTTCTGTCAAGATGAAGATGTGTTACCTTGGTTGGATTATCCATCAATAGATGGTTCTTTGCAACAAGAGTATGGTTCTGATTTCCTTCCCGCCTCAAACAGTTTTACTCTATTGGATAAAAAAAGTAATGGCAATATGGCGTTTAGGGATTCTCAGAAAACTTCTGAAGAACAAGGGAATGTTTTCAAGGGTTCTTCAGCTGGACAGGTTGAGACTGCCAGACCTAAAGCTAGTAGCACCAGTCAGTTATTCCCCCCATCATTGCATCAGTGTCAAACATCTTTTGTTTCGTCTAGATCCAGAGCATCAGATATAACTGAAAATAACAATACGAGTAATGCAAACCAGGATGCGTCTTATGGCAAAATTACTCATATTCTATCTTCCTCAAGTGATTTTTCTAACGCAAAGGTGCAGAAGTGTGATCCACCTATGAATAGCAATGGTTCCAGTTCCACCATAATGAATTTCTCCCATTTTGCAAGGCCTGCTGCTATGGTAAGAGCTAATCTTCATAGCGTTGGCCTGAAGTCTGGTTTGTCTTCATCAAGATCAGACAGTATGGAAATGAAGAATAAAGGTGCTGCTGCAACTAGCAGCAATCCTCCTGAATCAATTCTTGTTGATTCAAGTGTTGAATGTTTAAAGGAACCGATCATACAATGCCAGCAGGTTGTGGAGCAATCCAAGGCTGATGTGAACTCTTTGCTGCCAAAATCTGTTGAACAGAATGCTGTGCCTTCTAAGCAGTCAGAGCCTGCTGGTAAAGAGAGTGCCGCTAAGATTGATCTAATTCCCAATCAAGTTCCTGGTGACAATGGCACTAAAGGACAGACAGCTGCTGAAAAAAGTAAGGAGCCAGCAGTAGCCTCTTCCTCTGTTTGCTCTGGCAATGGTACAGACCAAGGTTCAGAAGagccaaatcaaaatttgaagcGAAAAAGAAAAGACACTGACGACTCTGAGTGCCATAGTGAA GATGTTGAGGAAGAATCAGCTGGTGCTAAAAAGACAGCTGGTGGGCGAGGAGGTGCAGGTTCCAAGAGAAGCCGTGCAGCTGAAGTGCATAATCTATCTGAAAGG AAGCGAAGAGATAGGATCAATGAGAAGATGCGTGCATTACAAGAACTCATACCAAATTGCAATAAG GTGGATAAAGCTTCAATGCTGGATGAGGCAATTGAGTATCTTAAAACACTTCAGCTCCAAGTTCAA ATTATGTCAATGGGAGCTGGTTTATATATGCCTCCAATGATGTTACCTGCAGGAATGCAGCACATGCCTGCACCACATATGGCTCCATTTTCACCTATGGGTGTTGGCATGCATATGGGATATGGTATGGGTTATGGGATGGGAATGCCTGACATGAATGGTGGATCTTCAAGATTCCCTATGATTCAGGTGCCCCAAATGCAAGGAACTCATATCCCTGTTGCACATATGTCTGGATCTACAGCTTTTCATGGGATGGCCAGAGCAAATCCTCCAGGGTTTGGGCTTCCTGGACAAGGACATCCCATGCCAATGCCGCGAGCTCCTATGTTTCCTTTTTCAGGAGGACAAATGCCAAATGTTGACCCACAAGTTAAGCAAAGCACTGGTGGCCGTGACTCAACTAGTCAGATGCCTACCCAG tGTGAAGCAGCAGCTGTTGGATTTGAGCAATCTACTTTGGCTCATAATAACGGTCATGCAACCAAGGCTAATGACAATGGATCTGTTAATCCTGGAACTGGCAGATAA